In Chryseobacterium shigense, the following proteins share a genomic window:
- a CDS encoding DoxX family protein — MKQLLFKTNETWTGAFLRWTLSIVFIPHGLQKTFGLFGGMGFTKTMDIFTHGLHLPSGVAFTVIMVEFLGSFLLLLGLGTRFWALSFIGLMAGIMLTAHIENGFFMNWFGTQKGEGCQFDILAIGIALALVFEGAGKLSMDGWLFTGNKIESQPKS, encoded by the coding sequence ATGAAACAATTACTTTTTAAAACAAATGAAACATGGACCGGGGCTTTTCTAAGATGGACATTGAGCATCGTTTTTATCCCTCACGGACTTCAGAAAACATTTGGACTGTTCGGCGGAATGGGATTTACCAAAACAATGGATATTTTTACCCATGGCCTGCATTTGCCTTCCGGAGTTGCATTTACCGTAATAATGGTTGAGTTTTTGGGATCATTTCTGCTTCTTCTGGGGTTAGGTACAAGATTTTGGGCTTTATCATTTATCGGATTAATGGCAGGAATAATGCTGACTGCTCATATTGAAAACGGTTTCTTTATGAACTGGTTCGGAACACAAAAAGGAGAGGGCTGCCAGTTTGATATCCTGGCTATTGGAATTGCTCTGGCATTGGTGTTTGAAGGCGCAGGAAAACTGTCAATGGATGGATGGCTATTTACAGGAAATAAAATAGAGAGCCAACCAAAAAGCTGA
- a CDS encoding SCO family protein — MLKTVFSGNNFAVFLVLTLFSCKKHEEESLPYYNTPDFDPHFITGEEAVKQIPHTIAPFSFIDQNNEMITDKTINHKIHVASFIFTSCGSICPIMIKNLDVVNKKYEKDPDVVLLSFSVTPWIDTPQKLAEFKKFNKINNPNWHFLTGGKGEIYKLARQSYFAEEDLGFTKDSTEFLHTEHVILADRDKKIRGIYNGTLQTDVQQLVKDIEILKKEK; from the coding sequence ATGTTAAAGACAGTATTTTCAGGAAATAATTTTGCGGTATTTTTGGTATTGACATTATTTTCATGCAAAAAACATGAAGAAGAATCTTTACCTTATTATAATACTCCCGATTTTGATCCTCATTTCATAACAGGAGAAGAAGCTGTAAAGCAGATTCCTCATACTATTGCTCCTTTTTCTTTTATTGATCAGAATAATGAGATGATTACTGATAAGACGATAAATCATAAAATACACGTCGCAAGTTTTATTTTTACGTCATGCGGAAGTATATGCCCGATCATGATTAAGAATCTCGATGTGGTCAATAAAAAGTACGAGAAAGATCCGGATGTAGTTCTGCTTTCTTTTTCGGTAACACCTTGGATCGATACACCACAAAAATTGGCAGAATTTAAAAAATTCAATAAAATCAATAATCCGAACTGGCATTTTTTGACAGGAGGAAAAGGAGAGATTTACAAGCTTGCCCGTCAGTCTTATTTTGCCGAAGAAGATTTGGGATTTACAAAAGACAGTACGGAATTTCTCCATACAGAACATGTAATTTTGGCGGATCGTGACAAAAAAATAAGGGGAATATATAACGGAACTCTTCAAACAGATGTGCAGCAGCTTGTAAAAGACATTGAAATTTTGAAAAAAGAAAAATAA
- a CDS encoding toxin-antitoxin system YwqK family antitoxin, whose amino-acid sequence MELRVLSAISFLFLLISCEPSDKETEKPKYYNIENISPENNNGLLMNHGLPFTGIIYSFFPNTKDTAEVMGFNKGKEHGEWRQFFPGGKLRQQRYYDNGTKVKTMKEWWDNGKPKISGSFLKGENNGEFKEWNREGRLIKEMHYKLGYEEGSQKQFYDNGKIRSNYVMKNGKRFGLLGTKNCVNVKDSIFRK is encoded by the coding sequence ATGGAACTCCGGGTACTGTCAGCAATTAGTTTTTTATTTCTTCTGATATCCTGTGAACCTTCAGATAAAGAAACCGAAAAACCGAAATATTATAATATCGAAAATATCAGCCCGGAAAACAATAACGGATTGCTGATGAATCACGGCTTACCTTTTACGGGAATTATTTATTCCTTTTTCCCGAATACGAAAGATACGGCAGAAGTAATGGGCTTCAACAAAGGGAAAGAACATGGTGAATGGAGGCAGTTTTTTCCGGGAGGCAAATTAAGACAACAAAGATATTACGATAACGGCACAAAAGTTAAAACCATGAAAGAATGGTGGGATAACGGAAAACCAAAAATATCGGGTTCGTTTCTTAAAGGAGAAAATAACGGAGAGTTTAAAGAATGGAACAGAGAAGGACGATTGATAAAAGAAATGCATTATAAATTGGGATATGAAGAAGGAAGTCAGAAACAATTTTATGACAACGGAAAAATAAGATCCAATTATGTAATGAAAAACGGGAAAAGATTTGGTTTGTTGGGCACAAAAAACTGCGTTAATGTTAAAGACAGTATTTTCAGGAAATAA
- a CDS encoding twin-arginine translocase TatA/TatE family subunit has translation MELSIGEMALIAVAIVVLFGPDKLPQIARDLGAGVRKMRGAVEDIKTEIMKETDNPVSEIKREIEKVKDAAKDFNPVKDIQKDILTEPSSANEPPKIKPADDETYEGPVSR, from the coding sequence ATGGAATTAAGCATTGGAGAAATGGCATTGATCGCCGTGGCGATTGTTGTATTATTCGGCCCGGATAAACTTCCTCAGATAGCACGTGACTTAGGCGCAGGTGTTAGAAAAATGCGTGGCGCAGTGGAAGATATTAAAACTGAGATCATGAAAGAGACGGATAATCCTGTATCTGAGATCAAACGCGAGATTGAGAAGGTAAAGGATGCAGCAAAAGACTTCAATCCCGTGAAGGATATTCAAAAAGATATTCTTACTGAGCCTTCCTCTGCCAATGAACCTCCCAAAATCAAGCCTGCCGATGATGAAACCTACGAAGGGCCTGTAAGCAGATAA
- a CDS encoding tetratricopeptide repeat protein gives MKKSLLLTAFICFSFSLYAQDKIKAEECFKKADYKCAEEQYSKLAEKEQIQKFQSEYYNNLGTAQRRLGKTALALKSYESAMKANPLSAPVYANLASLNSQKGNKTKALEYIATGLTIDAENPEFYLTRSKIYDSQGKKDLALSDLKQILTFAPDNIYAKTGLANLKKNNGDLDGALKDYNQLISEKPESLLYNGRADVYLKMKKPKEALTDVNKAISIDPKFSNSYVTKALVLFDTAKPKEACENLDKAVSLGYEKAILADYYAKCVKK, from the coding sequence ATGAAAAAATCTTTATTACTGACAGCATTCATATGCTTCTCATTCAGTCTTTACGCACAGGATAAAATTAAAGCCGAAGAGTGCTTTAAAAAAGCCGATTATAAATGCGCTGAAGAACAGTACAGTAAACTTGCGGAAAAAGAGCAGATACAGAAATTCCAGTCCGAATATTATAACAACCTAGGTACAGCCCAAAGAAGGCTTGGAAAAACTGCATTAGCTTTGAAATCATATGAGTCTGCTATGAAAGCTAATCCTTTATCGGCTCCTGTATATGCGAATCTTGCTTCTTTGAACAGTCAAAAGGGAAATAAAACTAAAGCGTTAGAATATATTGCCACAGGTCTTACGATCGATGCTGAAAATCCTGAATTTTATCTTACCCGTTCCAAAATTTATGACAGCCAGGGAAAAAAAGATCTCGCTTTGAGTGATCTCAAACAGATCCTGACCTTTGCACCGGATAATATTTATGCGAAAACCGGTTTGGCTAATCTTAAAAAAAATAACGGGGATCTGGATGGCGCTTTAAAAGATTATAACCAGCTTATCTCTGAAAAGCCGGAATCACTTCTGTATAACGGAAGGGCAGATGTGTATTTGAAAATGAAAAAGCCTAAAGAAGCTCTTACAGACGTTAATAAAGCTATTTCCATAGATCCTAAATTTTCTAATTCCTATGTAACTAAAGCATTGGTATTATTTGATACCGCAAAACCTAAAGAAGCATGTGAAAATCTGGATAAAGCAGTAAGTTTAGGGTATGAAAAAGCTATTTTGGCAGATTATTATGCCAAGTGTGTAAAAAAATAA
- a CDS encoding helix-turn-helix domain-containing protein produces MSRIPQYKPDDFNPILDIDWTEKSAARKELNEFFIEPLQVLKDAKTPSQPHRKTVNDFIFIANGSIEKMVCSSLYGVEKGMIMLLPPHKIRTFIHNTSDVEGFYCHFSNEFIAEGPGLKYLQDILNHADIIYNPTLVLDDEHRERIFLILQQMEALYHQNQGLDLIRLYLFTLLGEIRHFIEKLPHPNLSVNETLVFRFRKLITSEIQNLHSVKEYADLLSVSPNHLNKSVKNVTGKTASEIINESLLMEAKALLSLSHLSVSEIAFALGVDDVSYFSRFFRKHSGVSPSDYRKRIDLS; encoded by the coding sequence ATGAGTCGTATCCCTCAATATAAACCTGATGATTTTAATCCGATCCTTGATATAGACTGGACTGAAAAAAGTGCAGCAAGAAAAGAACTGAATGAATTCTTTATAGAGCCGTTACAGGTGCTTAAAGATGCTAAAACCCCTTCACAGCCACACCGCAAAACCGTCAATGATTTTATTTTTATCGCAAACGGCAGTATCGAAAAAATGGTATGTTCCAGCCTGTACGGAGTGGAAAAAGGAATGATTATGCTGCTTCCTCCGCATAAGATCCGGACGTTCATTCATAATACCTCCGATGTGGAAGGTTTTTACTGTCATTTTTCCAATGAATTCATTGCGGAAGGCCCCGGCCTGAAATATTTACAGGATATCCTGAACCATGCTGATATTATCTATAATCCTACTCTGGTTCTTGATGATGAACATCGTGAGAGAATCTTTCTTATCCTTCAGCAAATGGAGGCGCTTTATCATCAGAATCAAGGTTTAGATCTTATCCGGTTGTATCTTTTTACTTTACTGGGCGAGATCCGGCATTTTATAGAAAAGCTTCCGCACCCGAACCTTTCTGTCAACGAAACATTGGTATTCCGTTTCCGTAAGCTGATCACCAGTGAGATCCAGAATCTGCATTCGGTGAAAGAGTATGCTGACCTGCTCAGTGTTTCACCCAATCACCTGAACAAATCTGTAAAAAATGTGACGGGCAAAACAGCCTCAGAAATCATTAATGAATCTTTATTAATGGAAGCCAAAGCTCTTCTTTCACTGTCTCATCTTTCTGTTTCGGAAATTGCTTTTGCACTGGGAGTAGATGATGTTTCCTATTTTTCACGCTTTTTCAGGAAGCACAGTGGTGTAAGTCCTTCTGATTACCGTAAAAGGATTGATCTGTCCTGA
- a CDS encoding tRNA (cytidine(34)-2'-O)-methyltransferase produces MLNIVLIEPEIPNNTGNIGRLCVGTESKLHLVHPFGFVINDKNLKRSGLDYWVHLDVTEYANVEEWMKNIPDTSRVFLMSSHAEKSYLENDFRDGDWLVFGKESVGLSKEVLGLFENHLTIPMSKLIRSFNIANSVAFVVGEAKRQISLHSE; encoded by the coding sequence ATGTTAAATATTGTTCTTATAGAACCCGAAATCCCCAATAATACCGGAAATATAGGACGGTTATGCGTAGGTACGGAAAGTAAACTGCATCTGGTTCATCCGTTCGGATTTGTAATTAATGATAAAAACCTGAAAAGGTCCGGTCTGGATTACTGGGTACATCTTGATGTGACTGAATATGCCAATGTGGAAGAATGGATGAAAAATATTCCGGATACATCGCGGGTATTCCTAATGAGTTCACATGCTGAAAAATCATATCTGGAAAATGATTTCAGGGATGGTGACTGGTTGGTTTTCGGTAAGGAAAGCGTTGGTCTGAGTAAAGAGGTTCTTGGGCTTTTTGAAAATCATCTGACTATTCCTATGTCAAAATTAATACGGAGTTTCAATATTGCCAATTCCGTTGCTTTCGTAGTTGGTGAAGCAAAGAGGCAGATCAGTTTACACTCTGAATAG
- a CDS encoding phosphatase PAP2 family protein, whose translation MEEIIQEDKKVFLYLNNLGDTSFDQFWMLISSTWIWIPLYIIFLYFLYKNHKLKSLVFILIFIALGATVSDQLASIFKYGVARLRPCHDPSIEHYMRIVKCGGQYGFYSAHASNTFFLAAYLSILLKKKLNWFPYAIFVWAVVVSYSRIYLGVHFPIDILVGAFVGSLLGVIFGVLAKKVINKQNIAS comes from the coding sequence ATGGAGGAGATTATTCAGGAAGATAAAAAGGTTTTTCTATACCTTAATAATCTGGGCGATACTTCCTTCGACCAGTTTTGGATGCTGATTTCCAGTACATGGATCTGGATTCCGCTTTATATTATATTCCTTTACTTTTTATACAAAAATCATAAACTAAAATCTTTAGTTTTCATTCTTATATTCATTGCGCTTGGAGCTACGGTATCCGACCAGCTGGCCAGTATTTTTAAATATGGAGTAGCAAGGTTAAGGCCCTGTCATGATCCCAGCATAGAGCATTATATGAGAATCGTGAAATGTGGCGGTCAGTATGGCTTCTATTCTGCCCATGCCTCTAATACCTTTTTCCTGGCAGCCTATTTAAGTATTTTATTGAAAAAGAAACTTAATTGGTTTCCATATGCTATATTTGTATGGGCTGTGGTAGTTTCTTACAGCCGGATATATTTAGGAGTGCATTTCCCGATAGATATTTTGGTGGGGGCGTTTGTTGGATCTTTATTGGGAGTGATATTTGGAGTGCTCGCCAAAAAAGTCATCAACAAACAAAATATAGCTTCATGA
- a CDS encoding YHYH protein — protein MNKFIVSLFALSTILSCSNNEDTAETTGNNTGSSTVPAIYSKIYGASSLTSDGTYVYIKTNGTPDHKSVYYSTGNSLYENFSGTTFGGYAFSKNPNSIATKSYTFKIPINPAVNSAHSATPLGPIGVSLNGVPFFNQYAGPNQPLSGEIVSFDQWWGHPAPGGDYHYHVEPKYLTTVKASKSALLGFLLDGFPVYGPEENGTTVATASLDAYHGHTTVTADYPNGIYHYHITDTDPYINGNGFYGTPGTVSN, from the coding sequence ATGAATAAATTTATTGTAAGCCTTTTTGCTTTATCAACTATTTTGAGCTGTAGTAATAATGAAGATACGGCAGAAACAACTGGCAACAATACTGGCTCTTCAACGGTTCCTGCTATTTACAGCAAAATTTATGGTGCCTCAAGCCTAACATCTGATGGTACTTATGTTTATATCAAAACAAACGGTACGCCTGATCATAAAAGTGTATATTATTCTACGGGCAACAGTCTTTACGAAAATTTTTCGGGAACAACATTTGGAGGATATGCATTTTCCAAAAACCCGAATTCTATCGCCACAAAAAGCTATACCTTTAAAATTCCTATAAATCCTGCAGTTAATTCGGCACATTCTGCAACACCTCTTGGTCCTATTGGAGTTTCTCTTAATGGAGTTCCTTTCTTTAACCAATATGCGGGACCTAACCAGCCTTTATCAGGAGAAATCGTTTCTTTTGATCAATGGTGGGGGCATCCAGCTCCGGGAGGAGATTATCACTATCATGTTGAACCTAAATACCTTACTACGGTAAAAGCTTCAAAATCTGCATTATTAGGATTTTTATTGGACGGATTCCCTGTTTACGGACCCGAAGAAAACGGAACAACTGTTGCAACGGCTTCATTAGATGCTTATCACGGACATACAACTGTAACGGCAGATTATCCGAACGGAATTTATCATTATCATATTACCGATACAGATCCTTATATCAACGGAAATGGTTTCTATGGAACTCCGGGTACTGTCAGCAATTAG
- the rlmH gene encoding 23S rRNA (pseudouridine(1915)-N(3))-methyltransferase RlmH: MRISLLCIGKTDDKEITSLINYYLTRLPKHWNFEITEIPDVKNAKNLSPELLKKEEAKLFFNQIDKNDLVVILDEKGKQFTSREFSQKIDTWMNSSVKKVHILIGGAYGFSEEVYNRANEKMSLSKMTFTHQMIRLFIVEQLYRADQILQGKPYHND, translated from the coding sequence ATGAGAATCAGCTTACTTTGTATCGGTAAAACGGATGATAAGGAAATCACTTCTCTGATCAACTATTACCTTACCCGCCTTCCCAAACACTGGAATTTTGAAATCACGGAAATTCCTGATGTAAAAAATGCCAAAAACCTTTCTCCTGAGCTTTTGAAAAAGGAAGAGGCCAAGCTGTTCTTCAATCAGATTGATAAAAATGACCTGGTTGTGATTTTGGACGAAAAAGGAAAACAGTTTACCAGCCGTGAATTTTCCCAAAAAATTGATACATGGATGAATTCTTCGGTAAAAAAGGTTCATATTCTTATCGGGGGAGCTTATGGTTTTTCTGAAGAGGTTTACAACCGGGCCAATGAAAAGATGTCTCTTTCAAAAATGACGTTTACCCATCAGATGATCCGCCTTTTTATCGTGGAGCAGCTTTACCGTGCCGACCAGATATTGCAGGGTAAACCTTATCATAATGACTAA